Part of the Mycolicibacterium mageritense genome is shown below.
TCGGCGTCGCTGTACGAGGTCGGGTTCAACCACTTCTTCCGCGGCAAAGCCCACCCGGGCGGCGGCGATCAGGTCTTCATCCAGGGGCACGCCTCCCCCGGCATCTATGCGCGCGCATTCCTCGAGGGCCGGTTGACGACCGACCAACTGGATGGTTTCCGGCAGGAGCACTCACACAAGGGCGGCGGCCTGCCGTCGTACCCGCACCCGCGGCTCATGCCGGACTTCTGGGAATTCCCCACGGTGTCCATGGGCCTTGGCCCGATGAACGCGATCTATCAGGCCCGGTTCAACCACTATCTGCATGACCGCGGCATCAAGGACACCAGCGACCAGCACGTGTGGGCGTTCCTGGGCGACGGTGAGATGGACGAGCCCGAGAGCCGCGGCCTGATCCAGGTGGCGGCCAACGAGGCGCTCGACAACCTGACCTTCGTCGTCAACTGCAACCTGCAGCGTCTCGACGGCCCGGTGCGCGGCAACGGCAAGATCATCCAGGAGCTGGAGTCGTTCTTCCGCGGCGCGGGCTGGAACGTCATCAAGGTGGTGTGGGGCCGCGAGTGGGACGCCCTGCTGCACGCCGACCGCGACGGCGCGCTGGTCAATTTGATGAACACGACGCCTGATGGTGATTACCAGACGTACAAGGCCAACGACGGCGCCTACGTGCGTGATCACTTCTTCGGCCGCGACCCCCGGACCAAGGCGCTGGTCGAGCCGATGACCGATCAGGAGATCTGGAACCTCAAGCGTGGCGGTCACGACTACCGCAAGGTGTATGCGGCCTACCGGGCGGCCACCGAGCACAAGGGCCAGCCGACCGTGATCCTCGCCAAGACCATCAAGGGCTACACCCTGGGTCAGCACTTCGAGGGCCGCAACGCCACCCATCAGATGAAAAAGCTTGCGCTGCAAGACCTCAAGGACTTCCGCGACGTCACGCGGGTGCCCATCAGCGATGCCCAGCTCGAAGAGGATCCGTACCTGCCGCCGTACTACCACCCGGGTCCGGAGGCCCCCGAGATCCGCTACCTGCTGGAGCGCCGCCGCGCGCTCGGCGGGTTCGTGCCCGCGCGGCGCACCAAGAGCACACCGCTGCAGTTGCCTGCGACCGACGCCTACAAGGCGCTCAAGAAGGGCTCGGGCAACCAGGCCGTGGCAACCACCATGGCGACCGTGCGGACGTTCAAAGAACTGTTGCGGGACAAGAACATCGGGCCGCGGATCGTCCCGATCATCCCCGACGAGGCCCGCACGTTCGGCATGGACTCATGGTTCCCGTCGTTGAAGATCTACAACCGCAACGGGCAGCTCTACACCGCGGTCGACTCCGAACTGATGCTGGCCTACAAGGAATCCGAGGTCGGCCAGATCCTGCACGAGGGCATCAACGAGGCCGGTTCGACGTCGTCGTTCACCGCGGTCGGCACGTCGTACTCGACCCACGACGAGCCGATGATCCCGATCTACATCTTCTATTCGATGTTCGGGTTCCAGCGCACGGGCGACGGCCTGTGGGCCGCGGCCGATCAGATGGCCAAGGGCTTCGTGCTCGGCGCCACCGCGGGCCGGACCACGCTCACCGGCGAGGGCCTGCAGCACGCCGACGGCCACTCGCTGCTGCTTGCGTCGACCAACCCGGCCGCGGTCACCTACGACCCGGCGTTCGCCTACGAGGTCGCCCACATCATCGAGAGCGGTCTGCACCGGATGTACGGGGAGAACCCGGAGAACGTGTTCTTCTACATCACCATCTACAACGAGCCCTACGTGCAGCCCGCCCAGCCCGAGGATCTCGATCCGACGGCACTGCTGCGCGGGCTGTACCGCTACCGCAAGGCGGCCGAGCCCCGCACGAACACCGCGCAGATCCTCGCGTCGGGCGTCTCGATGCCCGAGGCGCTGCGCGCGGCCGACCTGCTGGCCGACGAGTGGGACGTGGCCGCCGACGTGTGGTCGGTGACCAGTTGGGGCGAGCTCAACCGCGAAGGCGTCGAGATCGAGAAGCACCGGCTGCGCCATCCCGACGAGCCGTCGCCCACCCCGCACGTGACGGCCATGCTGGCCGACGCGGCGGGTCCGGTGGTCGCGGTTTCGGACTGGATGCGCGCGGTGCCCGAGCAGATCCGGCCGTGGGTGCCGGGCACCTACATCACGCTCGGGGCCGACGGCTTCGGTTTCTCCGACACCCGGCCCGCGGCGCGCCGCTACTTCAACACCGATGCCGAGTCGGTCGTGGTGGCGGTGCTCGAAGGGTTGGCCCGCGACGGCAACATCGATCCGTCGGTGGCCGCCGACGCGGCTCGCAAGTATCGCATCGACGACGTGTATGCCGCCGCGGTGTCCTACGTCGACACCGGCAGCGCCTGACCTTCCCTCGGCGAGCAGACGCGCAGGTACCCGGAACGGCCGCGTACCGGGTACCGGAGCGTCTGCTCGCCGGGAAGGGTGCCACCGAACGTTTGGAGGAATCCCCCACAAAAAGGGCGTAGCTTTTAGGGATGCCCGACAATCGCTTCGTTCCGCCGAAGTCCACGGTCGAGGTGCTCGAGACCGTGCCCGACTCGACGCTGCGGCGGCTGAAGCAGTACTCGGGGCGGCTGGCCACCGAGGCCGTGCACGCCATGGAGGAACGCCTGCCGTTCTTCGCCGACCTCGACGCGTCGCAGCGGGCCAGCGTCCAGCTCGTCGTCCAGACCGCGGTGGTCAACTTCGTCGAGTGGATGCGGGATCCGAGCAGCGACGTCGGCTACACGGCCCAGGCGTTCGAGGTGGTACCCCAGGATCTGCGCCGTCGCATCGCGCTGCGCCAATCGGTCGAGATGGTGCGCACCTCGATGGAGTTCTTCGAGGAGGTGGTGCCGCTGCTGGCCCGCACGGAAGAACAACTGAACGCGCTGACGGCGGGGATTCTGCGCTACAGCCGCGATCTGGCGTTCGCCGCGGCCAGCGCGTACGCGGATCAGGCCGAGGCGCGCGGAGCCTGGGACACCCGCATGGAGGCAAACGTCGTCGACGCCGTGGTGCGCGGTGATATCGGTGCCGAGCTGCAATCTCAGGCGGCCGCGCTCAACTGGGACGCCACCGCCCCGGCCACGGTGATCGTCGGTCTGCCGCACGCCGACCGATTGGACCTCGCGAGTGACGATGTCCGCGACGTCGTACAGCGCAACGACCGCGCGGCACTGTCCGATGTGCACGGCACCTGGCTGGTCGCGATCGTCTCCGGGCCGCTAGCCCCGACGGACCGGCTGCTCGGTGAGCTGCTGTCGGTGTTCGCCGACGGTCCTGTGGTGATCGGCCCGACCGCGCCGACGCTGACCGCGGCGCATCGCAGTGCGACCGAGGCCATTTCGGGCATGAACGCCGTGGCCGGCTGGGGCGGCGCACCGCGCCCCGTGGCCGCGCGCGAACTGCTGCCCGAACGTGCGCTGCTCGGAGACGCCACCGCGATCGCGATGCTCGAGAGCGAGGTCATGCGGCCGTTGGCC
Proteins encoded:
- a CDS encoding PucR family transcriptional regulator; this encodes MPDNRFVPPKSTVEVLETVPDSTLRRLKQYSGRLATEAVHAMEERLPFFADLDASQRASVQLVVQTAVVNFVEWMRDPSSDVGYTAQAFEVVPQDLRRRIALRQSVEMVRTSMEFFEEVVPLLARTEEQLNALTAGILRYSRDLAFAAASAYADQAEARGAWDTRMEANVVDAVVRGDIGAELQSQAAALNWDATAPATVIVGLPHADRLDLASDDVRDVVQRNDRAALSDVHGTWLVAIVSGPLAPTDRLLGELLSVFADGPVVIGPTAPTLTAAHRSATEAISGMNAVAGWGGAPRPVAARELLPERALLGDATAIAMLESEVMRPLADAGPALTETLDAYLDSGGAIEACARKLFVHPNTVRYRLKRIADFTGRDPAVPRDAYVLRVAATVGRLSKQAYQSSTPNG
- the aceE gene encoding pyruvate dehydrogenase (acetyl-transferring), homodimeric type; this encodes MTTEFARQDLAQNSSTAAEPDRVRVIREGVASYLPDIDTDETAEWLESFDELLDRSGPARARYLMLRLLERSREKRVAIPALTSTDYVNTIPTELEPWFPGDEDVERRYRAWIRWNAAIMVHRAQRPGVGVGGHISTYASSASLYEVGFNHFFRGKAHPGGGDQVFIQGHASPGIYARAFLEGRLTTDQLDGFRQEHSHKGGGLPSYPHPRLMPDFWEFPTVSMGLGPMNAIYQARFNHYLHDRGIKDTSDQHVWAFLGDGEMDEPESRGLIQVAANEALDNLTFVVNCNLQRLDGPVRGNGKIIQELESFFRGAGWNVIKVVWGREWDALLHADRDGALVNLMNTTPDGDYQTYKANDGAYVRDHFFGRDPRTKALVEPMTDQEIWNLKRGGHDYRKVYAAYRAATEHKGQPTVILAKTIKGYTLGQHFEGRNATHQMKKLALQDLKDFRDVTRVPISDAQLEEDPYLPPYYHPGPEAPEIRYLLERRRALGGFVPARRTKSTPLQLPATDAYKALKKGSGNQAVATTMATVRTFKELLRDKNIGPRIVPIIPDEARTFGMDSWFPSLKIYNRNGQLYTAVDSELMLAYKESEVGQILHEGINEAGSTSSFTAVGTSYSTHDEPMIPIYIFYSMFGFQRTGDGLWAAADQMAKGFVLGATAGRTTLTGEGLQHADGHSLLLASTNPAAVTYDPAFAYEVAHIIESGLHRMYGENPENVFFYITIYNEPYVQPAQPEDLDPTALLRGLYRYRKAAEPRTNTAQILASGVSMPEALRAADLLADEWDVAADVWSVTSWGELNREGVEIEKHRLRHPDEPSPTPHVTAMLADAAGPVVAVSDWMRAVPEQIRPWVPGTYITLGADGFGFSDTRPAARRYFNTDAESVVVAVLEGLARDGNIDPSVAADAARKYRIDDVYAAAVSYVDTGSA